Proteins co-encoded in one Gleimia hominis genomic window:
- a CDS encoding DUF2800 domain-containing protein has translation MTPSDHALLSASGAHRWLNCTPSARLESDEPESTSAAAEQGTAAHALAEHKLRRALKQRSKRPVSAWIDDEMETLTDDYVSFVQEHISIAQETCGDPQVLIEQRLDFSHIVPGSFGTGDCVIIAEPTLQIIDLKYGQGVLVEAVNNPQLMLYALGALHAFGSLYDIETVSVTIYQPRRANVDTWEISVAELEQWAETEVKPKAELASAGEGEFCPGSWCQFCRIAPTCRARAEANLQLAKLEFAPPAELTDVEIADVLTRIPQLKTWASDVEAYALSKAVNQGVVFEGFKLVAGRSVRKYTSETDVAKAAEAAGYRDIWDRKLITLTAMEKLMGKPAFNEILSEYVTKPAGKPTLVPASDKRPALDLVSAATDFSNDN, from the coding sequence ATGACACCGTCTGACCACGCCCTCCTCTCGGCATCTGGGGCACACAGGTGGCTCAACTGCACACCTTCAGCTCGGCTCGAATCGGATGAGCCGGAGTCAACGTCTGCTGCTGCTGAGCAAGGAACCGCCGCTCATGCCTTGGCGGAGCACAAACTCCGCAGGGCTCTCAAGCAGCGCTCGAAGCGTCCGGTCTCGGCCTGGATTGATGACGAGATGGAAACCTTGACCGACGACTATGTGTCGTTTGTGCAAGAACACATCTCCATCGCCCAGGAGACCTGTGGCGATCCGCAGGTGCTGATCGAACAGCGCCTGGACTTCTCCCACATTGTTCCTGGCAGTTTTGGCACCGGGGATTGCGTGATCATCGCCGAACCCACCTTGCAGATCATTGATCTCAAATACGGGCAAGGCGTGTTGGTTGAAGCCGTGAACAACCCGCAGTTGATGCTGTATGCGCTCGGTGCGCTCCACGCTTTCGGGAGCCTGTACGACATCGAGACGGTATCAGTGACGATCTATCAGCCGCGCCGGGCGAACGTCGACACCTGGGAAATCTCTGTTGCCGAGCTCGAACAGTGGGCTGAAACCGAGGTGAAACCGAAAGCTGAGCTGGCCTCGGCTGGTGAGGGTGAGTTTTGTCCGGGCTCGTGGTGTCAGTTCTGTCGTATCGCGCCAACGTGTCGAGCACGAGCCGAAGCCAACCTTCAACTTGCCAAGCTCGAATTCGCCCCACCAGCAGAACTAACGGACGTAGAGATTGCTGACGTGCTCACACGGATTCCGCAGCTCAAAACCTGGGCGTCGGACGTGGAAGCCTACGCGCTGTCCAAGGCCGTCAATCAGGGCGTGGTCTTTGAGGGGTTCAAGCTCGTCGCCGGACGGTCGGTACGCAAATACACCTCCGAAACCGATGTTGCGAAGGCTGCTGAGGCTGCTGGCTATAGGGACATCTGGGATCGCAAGCTCATCACCCTCACAGCCATGGAAAAGCTGATGGGTAAACCCGCCTTCAACGAGATCCTCAGCGAGTACGTCACCAAACCTGCAGGCAAACCCACGTTGGTTCCTGCGTCCGATAAACGGCCAGCGCTCGACCTGGTGAGTGCGGCCACCGATTTCAGTAACGACAACTAG
- a CDS encoding helix-turn-helix domain-containing protein: MSEAELENWVTMKEAQAHLGVRRETITKWIVTHNLPAYKVGRVWKFKLSEIDEWVRTGQAAEEPHPNNTHEPKEER; the protein is encoded by the coding sequence ATGAGCGAAGCTGAATTAGAAAACTGGGTCACCATGAAAGAAGCACAAGCTCACCTCGGTGTGCGCCGGGAAACCATCACGAAATGGATCGTGACGCACAATCTTCCCGCCTACAAAGTCGGCAGGGTCTGGAAATTCAAACTCTCAGAAATCGACGAATGGGTCCGCACCGGTCAAGCCGCAGAAGAACCACATCCCAACAACACTCACGAGCCTAAGGAGGAACGCTAA
- a CDS encoding DUF2815 family protein: MTTATNPTRIVTGEVRLSYAHIWEPNSIQGGKPKYSVSLIIPKSDTATITAIEKAVEAAIEAGIGKFGGKRPNKAALKLPLRDGDIERDDEAYKGAYFLNANSLTAPQIVDMNVAPILGRAEVYSGCYARVSLSFYAFNTNGNRGIACALGNIQKTRDGESLGGGRVSAETDFGSFAADDDFLN, from the coding sequence ATGACAACCGCTACTAACCCAACTCGCATTGTTACCGGCGAAGTACGACTCAGCTACGCCCATATTTGGGAGCCGAACTCCATCCAAGGAGGCAAACCGAAGTACTCCGTCTCCCTGATTATCCCCAAGTCCGACACCGCCACTATCACCGCGATCGAGAAGGCCGTGGAAGCAGCCATCGAAGCAGGTATCGGGAAGTTTGGTGGCAAGCGACCCAACAAGGCAGCCCTCAAGCTCCCGCTGCGCGATGGAGATATTGAGCGTGACGACGAAGCCTACAAGGGCGCCTACTTCTTGAATGCCAATTCTCTGACTGCTCCACAGATTGTTGATATGAACGTGGCTCCGATTCTTGGTCGTGCCGAGGTTTATTCTGGCTGCTACGCCCGCGTTTCCTTGAGTTTCTATGCGTTCAACACGAACGGGAACCGTGGCATCGCCTGCGCACTGGGCAATATCCAAAAGACCCGTGACGGCGAGAGCCTTGGCGGTGGACGAGTTTCCGCTGAGACCGACTTCGGTTCCTTCGCGGCTGATGACGACTTCCTGAACTAA
- a CDS encoding NBR1-Ig-like domain-containing protein, with amino-acid sequence MGLPEFCRAVYKRKSPITNQAKFVQAVFQHAGSAERLDDEYARKIFTGAKPISEPQYESFSTPVNKKSLHDFLLSHLRPLPSTKRTLDDRCQEVGKDAGLPSTLTIEPEAFIWALTDWFDAIIHDPNHCDVLEHCYRLRLEGQEPDEINPAPQPLYQGDRVDVTEPPALQKHKPGFWAEFTHTWTLRNVGSIDWTSRTLVCTNPTDPRIRPVGTKQIAIPESPPATRKFIKISCTFRAQGYEGAASSHWEMRNQEGENCFPQATTTFNVDATVINPDLHSTR; translated from the coding sequence ATGGGTTTGCCCGAGTTTTGTCGCGCTGTTTATAAGCGGAAGAGTCCCATCACTAACCAGGCAAAATTCGTCCAAGCCGTATTCCAACACGCTGGCAGCGCAGAGCGGTTAGATGACGAGTACGCACGCAAGATCTTCACCGGAGCAAAACCGATCTCCGAACCGCAATACGAATCATTTTCAACGCCGGTGAACAAGAAATCTTTGCATGATTTCCTTCTTAGCCACCTGAGGCCCCTCCCAAGCACGAAGCGCACGTTGGATGATCGTTGCCAAGAAGTCGGCAAAGACGCCGGGCTGCCCTCAACCCTCACTATCGAACCAGAAGCGTTCATTTGGGCACTCACAGATTGGTTCGACGCGATCATCCACGATCCAAACCATTGCGATGTCCTCGAACACTGCTACCGACTTCGCCTTGAAGGCCAGGAACCAGACGAGATCAACCCTGCACCGCAGCCGCTCTATCAAGGAGATCGCGTCGACGTGACGGAACCGCCCGCACTGCAAAAACACAAGCCAGGATTTTGGGCCGAGTTCACTCACACATGGACACTGCGCAACGTTGGCAGCATCGACTGGACCAGTCGGACACTCGTCTGTACGAATCCAACAGACCCGCGAATACGACCCGTCGGCACCAAACAAATCGCCATTCCTGAAAGCCCACCAGCGACAAGAAAGTTCATCAAGATTTCTTGCACGTTTCGGGCGCAAGGCTATGAAGGGGCGGCCTCAAGCCACTGGGAAATGCGCAACCAGGAAGGCGAGAACTGCTTCCCTCAAGCGACTACAACATTCAATGTCGATGCCACAGTTATTAACCCGGATCTTCACTCGACAAGGTAG
- a CDS encoding sigma factor-like helix-turn-helix DNA-binding protein has protein sequence MKVTFRHEADNNKNESITDTFDIDPGEFALMIATDRQQRAATTGVPLNQVKPRTPQKILDELWNAEETATHKAVRADRGKGKKTCTCGAECGPRRGCRVPNNKPFSYEQMLDIDLDPASPGISAEDQVIEREDSVEHTRELEAMRGVIAGLDPQHHEVMTRLLATDKLNQAQVARDMGLTRARVSQLVAEVKPLIRQAVEDARFNTFGGVGSGVKGRSQPGYSHK, from the coding sequence ATGAAGGTCACCTTCAGGCACGAAGCAGATAACAACAAGAACGAGTCCATCACTGACACTTTCGACATTGACCCTGGCGAGTTCGCTCTCATGATCGCAACCGACCGCCAGCAACGCGCCGCCACAACTGGTGTTCCACTCAACCAGGTCAAGCCCCGCACACCGCAGAAGATTCTCGACGAGTTGTGGAACGCAGAAGAAACGGCCACGCATAAGGCGGTTCGCGCCGATCGCGGCAAGGGTAAGAAGACATGCACGTGCGGGGCTGAGTGCGGTCCTCGACGTGGATGCCGCGTCCCGAATAACAAGCCGTTTTCGTATGAGCAGATGCTCGACATCGACCTTGATCCAGCTTCACCGGGTATCAGCGCTGAAGACCAGGTCATCGAACGCGAGGACAGCGTCGAGCACACCCGTGAGCTCGAGGCTATGCGTGGCGTCATCGCTGGTTTGGATCCTCAGCATCATGAGGTGATGACGCGCCTTCTTGCAACCGACAAGCTCAATCAGGCGCAGGTGGCACGCGATATGGGGTTGACCCGTGCTCGGGTATCGCAGCTAGTGGCAGAGGTAAAACCGCTGATTCGACAGGCGGTTGAGGATGCCCGATTTAACACTTTCGGTGGTGTCGGCAGTGGGGTGAAAGGGAGAAGCCAACCGGGCTACTCCCACAAATGA
- a CDS encoding DUF7768 domain-containing protein: MTATTLDIGFSKKNTEGYLDLTSYHALKKLQREQFGYRPLIYICSPYSGDVQANVELARQFCSFAVSAGKIPFAPHLLFPQFMDDADPDQRELAMFFNRVLLAKCEALWAYVGRVSLGMRLEIGWARDLELPIKSFDSDFKEVTP, translated from the coding sequence ATGACCGCCACGACACTCGATATTGGGTTTTCGAAGAAGAACACCGAAGGCTACCTGGACCTAACCAGCTACCACGCGCTCAAAAAGCTGCAGCGCGAACAATTCGGCTACCGGCCCTTGATTTATATCTGCTCGCCCTACTCAGGCGACGTGCAAGCGAACGTTGAGCTCGCCCGCCAATTCTGCTCCTTCGCAGTGAGCGCGGGCAAAATCCCATTCGCCCCACACCTGTTGTTCCCGCAGTTCATGGATGACGCAGACCCTGATCAGCGGGAGCTGGCGATGTTCTTCAACAGGGTGCTGCTCGCTAAATGCGAAGCCCTCTGGGCATACGTGGGACGCGTCAGCCTTGGTATGCGCTTAGAGATCGGGTGGGCGCGCGACCTCGAGTTGCCGATTAAGTCTTTCGATTCTGATTTCAAGGAGGTCACGCCATGA
- a CDS encoding site-specific DNA-methyltransferase, translating into MPELNWVGKDKVITHHLDVPYRVLDRQYSYNEHGQHQEDNGSQNMIIHGDNLEALKALLPRYEGKVDCIYIDPPYNTGNEGWIYNDAVNDPRIKKWLGEVVGKEGEDLSRHDKWLCMMYPRLRLLQRLLAPTGAIFISIDDNEAAHLKAMCDEIFGARCFVADISWQRTYSTRNDSKGIPAEVEHLFAFSKQPDWNPNKLERTAEMDDKYSNPDGDRTAWTSSDAFAPGAATHQGMVYAIQHPFTGAMIYPGTGNCWRYEQPEMFRIFSGWTAYELKDLDDAAKRARVCGVPADEVKPGVLGLVLAKPLEEAQADARAVYERGQWPRFYFTKGGEGGVRRKTYLDSVGGLLPTNFWPYEVAGHTDEAKKEIRAIFDGRVAFDTPKPTRLIERILKIATKPGDIVLDSFAGSGTTGHAVLNVNKSDKGERSFILVELGDYADSVTAERVRRAITGYKGESEESITLYEHKLTLTAMKKADGLLAEANKIYQEAQGKYTKVSRPKITTKVTGKSGSSYLQVVATQSHDHDVSGTGGDFSFYELGAPLLVEGDLNPNVPLERVREYVWFTETGQPFSNPPSAHPYFLGRHEDASLFFVYEPDRVTSLDRGYLASIPIECAASSYVIYADTCLLSDEELRSLNITFKKIPRDITRL; encoded by the coding sequence ATGCCAGAACTGAACTGGGTCGGCAAAGACAAGGTGATCACCCACCACCTCGACGTTCCCTACCGCGTCCTCGACCGCCAATACTCCTACAACGAGCACGGGCAGCATCAGGAGGATAACGGCTCCCAGAACATGATTATTCACGGTGACAACCTCGAAGCCCTCAAAGCGCTCCTGCCTCGCTATGAAGGAAAAGTCGACTGTATCTACATCGATCCTCCCTATAACACAGGCAACGAAGGCTGGATCTACAACGACGCCGTCAACGATCCACGAATCAAGAAATGGCTCGGTGAAGTCGTCGGCAAAGAAGGCGAAGACCTCTCCCGCCATGACAAGTGGTTGTGCATGATGTACCCGCGCCTGCGCCTGCTGCAGCGGCTGCTTGCACCGACTGGTGCTATTTTTATTTCGATCGACGACAATGAGGCTGCCCACCTGAAGGCTATGTGTGACGAGATCTTTGGGGCTCGTTGTTTCGTGGCTGATATTTCGTGGCAGCGCACCTATTCGACCCGTAACGATTCCAAAGGAATCCCTGCCGAGGTTGAGCACTTATTCGCGTTCTCCAAACAGCCCGACTGGAACCCCAACAAGCTCGAACGCACAGCCGAAATGGATGATAAGTACAGTAATCCTGACGGCGATAGGACTGCTTGGACGAGCTCAGATGCATTCGCTCCGGGAGCAGCTACACACCAGGGCATGGTCTACGCGATTCAACACCCATTTACGGGAGCAATGATCTATCCGGGCACTGGGAATTGTTGGCGTTATGAACAACCGGAGATGTTCCGCATATTTTCTGGTTGGACTGCCTATGAGTTGAAGGATCTCGATGACGCTGCGAAGCGCGCACGGGTGTGTGGCGTACCTGCTGATGAAGTGAAGCCCGGCGTTTTGGGTCTCGTATTAGCGAAACCGTTGGAGGAAGCTCAAGCCGATGCGCGCGCAGTGTATGAACGCGGCCAGTGGCCTCGCTTCTACTTCACCAAAGGCGGCGAAGGTGGCGTCCGTCGCAAGACATACCTCGATAGTGTGGGTGGGCTGCTACCGACGAACTTCTGGCCATACGAGGTTGCCGGTCATACGGATGAGGCGAAGAAGGAGATCCGTGCGATCTTTGACGGCCGTGTCGCGTTTGATACTCCGAAGCCAACCCGGCTCATCGAACGGATCTTGAAGATCGCAACTAAACCGGGGGACATCGTCCTCGACTCATTTGCGGGGTCTGGTACGACGGGCCATGCAGTGCTCAACGTCAACAAGTCCGATAAAGGCGAGCGTTCATTTATCCTTGTCGAGCTAGGTGATTATGCCGACTCGGTGACTGCTGAGCGTGTCCGTCGCGCGATCACTGGCTACAAGGGCGAGTCAGAAGAATCGATCACGCTGTACGAGCACAAGCTCACGTTGACGGCGATGAAGAAAGCCGACGGCCTGCTCGCCGAGGCAAACAAAATCTACCAGGAAGCTCAGGGCAAGTACACCAAGGTCTCCCGCCCGAAGATCACCACGAAAGTGACAGGTAAATCGGGTAGCTCCTATCTACAAGTTGTCGCCACACAGTCTCACGACCATGACGTTTCGGGTACGGGAGGTGACTTCTCCTTCTATGAGCTTGGCGCGCCGCTTCTTGTTGAGGGCGATTTGAATCCCAATGTTCCTCTTGAGCGGGTCCGTGAGTATGTGTGGTTCACCGAAACGGGGCAGCCGTTTTCGAATCCGCCCAGTGCCCATCCGTATTTCCTGGGTCGGCATGAGGATGCGTCGTTGTTTTTCGTGTATGAGCCGGATCGTGTGACGAGTTTGGATCGTGGCTATCTGGCTTCTATCCCGATCGAGTGTGCGGCTAGTTCGTATGTGATTTATGCCGATACCTGTTTGTTGTCGGATGAGGAGCTGCGCTCGCTGAATATCACGTTCAAGAAGATCCCTCGGGATATCACCCGTCTCTAA
- a CDS encoding phage antirepressor codes for MGNQIQTFTNDVFGTIRTITTDGQILFCGKDVATALGYQDPTNAVKLHCKGVANYHPLETAGGIQQVRFITEGNLYRLIISSKLPAAQKFESWVFDEVLPTIRRHGMYAYDELLADDEFLEHAIATLRAERAKRLAAEQALLEAAPKVSYYDLVLQSDSLLTTTAIAKDYGLSAKKLNRILRDAHVQFHQSDRWFLYAKYAEQGYTQSKTHEYGEGQTRTHMYWTQKGRLFIYDLLKNQLGILPVIERQGQVQA; via the coding sequence ATGGGAAACCAGATTCAAACATTCACCAACGACGTGTTCGGCACCATTCGCACCATCACCACTGATGGCCAGATCCTTTTCTGCGGCAAGGACGTCGCCACCGCGCTCGGCTACCAGGATCCGACGAACGCGGTGAAGCTACACTGCAAGGGGGTGGCAAATTACCACCCCCTTGAGACCGCTGGTGGAATCCAGCAGGTCCGCTTCATTACCGAGGGCAACCTGTACCGCCTCATCATCTCCTCAAAGCTCCCGGCAGCGCAGAAGTTCGAATCCTGGGTGTTCGATGAGGTGTTGCCGACGATTCGCCGCCACGGCATGTACGCATACGACGAACTGCTCGCTGATGATGAGTTCCTCGAGCATGCCATCGCCACGCTGCGTGCCGAGCGGGCCAAGCGCCTGGCAGCAGAGCAAGCCTTACTTGAGGCGGCACCGAAAGTCTCGTACTACGACCTCGTGTTGCAGTCCGATTCGTTGTTGACGACGACCGCGATTGCGAAGGACTACGGACTTTCCGCGAAGAAACTCAACCGGATCCTGCGTGATGCTCACGTGCAGTTCCATCAGTCGGACCGGTGGTTCCTGTACGCGAAGTACGCCGAGCAGGGATACACCCAGTCCAAGACCCACGAATACGGCGAGGGGCAGACCCGCACCCACATGTACTGGACGCAAAAGGGGCGTCTGTTCATCTACGACCTGCTCAAGAACCAGCTCGGCATTCTGCCTGTCATCGAGCGTCAAGGTCAGGTGCAAGCATGA
- a CDS encoding DNA polymerase, whose amino-acid sequence MRTLFCDIETFSPVQLAKAGVYPYCEHPDFDLLLFSYSVDGGPVEIVDLANGQSMPDEVLAALVDPDVVKWAHNAAFERVCLSAWLRTHHSELLGDGFLDPRQWRCTMVWSAYLGLPMSLDAIAAVLKLDVQKDSAGRKLIKQFCTPATPSVLNGGKHRNPPSADPTGWAHFIDYNRRDVEVEQAIHDRLACFPMPESEWDTYALDQRINDAGILLDHTLVDNAVAVDEHHRNASLARAQKLTGLDNPNSPIQLKQWLATRGCELESLAKAEVDSALDTATGAVKEVLELRGDLAKSSVKKYQAMQNVAGSDGRARGLIQFYGAGRTGRFAGRLVQVQNLPRNYLPDLDQARTLVRTGNLDALELLYESVPDTLSQLIRTAFIPSTGHRFIVADFSAIEARVIAWLAGETSTLEAFREGKDLYCETASRMFGVPVEKHGVNGELRQKGKIAVLACGYGGSVGALKAMGALNMGLAEHELKPIVDAWRQANPHIVGLWADVEEAAIAAISSRQPIRLRNLRFSVESGIFFIELPSGRRLAYVQPRLGENRWGGTSVTYTGTTTARRWGQLETYGGKLVENIVQAIARDLLVTGMHAVAKAGHQIVMHVHDEIVIDEPENSGFTVTDACALMSTLPAWAEGLPLDADGYECAYYRKD is encoded by the coding sequence ATGCGAACACTCTTCTGCGATATCGAGACTTTCAGTCCTGTTCAGCTCGCCAAGGCGGGTGTTTACCCGTATTGCGAGCACCCAGACTTCGACCTGTTGCTCTTCAGCTATTCGGTCGACGGCGGCCCGGTCGAAATAGTGGATCTCGCCAACGGACAATCAATGCCCGACGAGGTGCTGGCGGCACTGGTGGATCCGGATGTGGTCAAGTGGGCGCATAACGCCGCCTTCGAACGAGTCTGCCTGTCTGCCTGGCTACGCACTCATCATTCCGAGCTTCTCGGTGATGGGTTTCTTGACCCAAGGCAGTGGCGCTGCACTATGGTGTGGAGCGCCTATTTGGGGTTGCCGATGAGCCTCGACGCGATAGCCGCGGTTTTGAAGCTTGACGTGCAGAAAGACAGCGCCGGACGCAAGCTGATCAAGCAGTTTTGTACACCCGCCACGCCCTCGGTCTTGAATGGCGGCAAACACAGGAATCCACCATCGGCTGATCCGACCGGATGGGCACATTTCATTGACTACAACCGTCGTGACGTCGAAGTCGAACAAGCCATCCACGACAGACTGGCTTGTTTTCCGATGCCAGAGTCCGAATGGGACACCTACGCTCTTGACCAACGCATTAATGATGCCGGGATTCTTCTCGACCACACGCTCGTCGATAATGCCGTTGCCGTGGACGAGCACCACCGCAACGCGTCGCTTGCTCGGGCGCAGAAGCTCACGGGGTTGGACAATCCTAACTCGCCGATCCAGCTCAAACAATGGCTTGCCACCAGAGGTTGCGAACTCGAATCGCTAGCGAAAGCCGAGGTCGATTCCGCCCTCGATACCGCGACTGGCGCGGTGAAGGAAGTCCTCGAACTTCGCGGCGATCTGGCTAAATCTTCGGTGAAGAAATACCAGGCGATGCAAAACGTCGCAGGCAGTGACGGCCGGGCTCGTGGGCTCATCCAGTTCTACGGAGCAGGACGTACCGGGCGCTTCGCCGGACGCCTCGTCCAAGTCCAAAACCTGCCAAGGAATTACCTGCCTGATCTCGACCAAGCGCGCACGCTCGTCAGAACGGGCAACCTGGACGCACTTGAGCTGCTCTACGAGTCCGTGCCCGACACGCTCAGCCAACTCATCCGGACCGCCTTCATCCCTAGTACCGGCCACAGGTTTATTGTCGCGGACTTTTCTGCAATCGAGGCGCGCGTTATCGCATGGCTCGCAGGAGAAACCTCGACTCTTGAAGCGTTTCGTGAGGGGAAAGACCTCTACTGCGAGACCGCGTCGCGCATGTTCGGCGTCCCAGTCGAAAAGCACGGCGTTAATGGTGAGCTTCGTCAGAAGGGGAAGATTGCGGTGCTCGCCTGTGGTTATGGCGGCTCGGTCGGTGCTCTCAAAGCTATGGGAGCCCTCAATATGGGACTCGCTGAGCACGAACTCAAACCGATCGTGGACGCATGGCGGCAAGCTAACCCGCACATCGTTGGGCTCTGGGCGGACGTCGAAGAAGCAGCCATCGCTGCGATCTCGTCGCGCCAGCCGATCCGGCTACGCAACCTGCGCTTTAGCGTTGAGTCTGGGATTTTCTTCATCGAACTGCCCTCTGGTAGACGGCTTGCCTATGTGCAGCCGCGTCTGGGTGAGAACCGTTGGGGCGGCACCAGCGTCACCTACACCGGAACCACCACAGCCAGACGCTGGGGACAGTTAGAAACCTACGGTGGAAAACTCGTCGAGAACATCGTCCAGGCGATCGCTCGCGACCTTCTCGTCACTGGCATGCACGCAGTCGCCAAGGCGGGGCACCAGATTGTGATGCATGTTCACGACGAAATCGTCATCGACGAACCCGAAAATTCCGGCTTCACCGTGACTGATGCATGTGCTCTTATGTCGACGCTCCCAGCCTGGGCCGAAGGTTTGCCGTTGGACGCGGATGGGTATGAGTGCGCCTATTACCGTAAGGATTAG
- a CDS encoding Abi family protein → MFLEAGGLVVDKPWASIDEQINILTRRGLLDAGDYRRELSTVGYYRLSGYSYPLRQIAPSDSPQRRLDHFVLGARMGHVVELYEFDERLRLAVWQALCKLEVCLRVDVGHVLGEIDPFIHLDLERIWPSGAMNHRAAFFTQKLTQTQSRSTEDFVKHYNQTHDGRLPVWVVTEILEFGQLVTLFSLAPFEQRRRIADKYLARADELESWMRTANYIRNICAHHARLWNRQLVIRPLVKHRRNDQTLSAVTHSSGRMYTALVITAFLLRRGNFTAEIQAISDVLDSFPTEIPGVDLTHIGASPSWKQDPIWTINS, encoded by the coding sequence ATGTTTTTGGAAGCAGGTGGGCTGGTGGTCGATAAACCGTGGGCCAGTATCGATGAGCAGATTAATATTCTCACTCGTCGTGGCCTATTGGATGCCGGTGATTACCGCCGCGAGTTATCTACTGTCGGCTATTACCGGCTTTCGGGATACTCCTACCCGTTGCGTCAGATCGCTCCATCTGATTCGCCGCAACGGCGTTTGGACCATTTCGTTCTCGGTGCACGTATGGGGCATGTGGTAGAGCTGTACGAGTTTGATGAGCGGCTACGCTTGGCTGTGTGGCAGGCGCTATGCAAGCTGGAGGTGTGCCTGCGAGTTGACGTGGGGCACGTGCTGGGTGAGATCGATCCGTTCATTCACCTCGACCTCGAACGGATTTGGCCATCGGGGGCGATGAATCACAGAGCAGCATTCTTTACGCAGAAGCTCACCCAAACACAGTCGCGCTCTACAGAAGATTTCGTCAAGCATTACAACCAGACCCACGACGGTCGTTTGCCGGTGTGGGTGGTTACCGAGATTCTTGAGTTCGGACAACTCGTGACCCTGTTTTCGTTGGCTCCCTTCGAACAGCGTCGTCGCATTGCTGACAAGTACTTGGCACGTGCCGACGAGTTGGAATCGTGGATGCGCACTGCGAATTACATTCGTAACATATGCGCTCACCACGCCAGACTATGGAATAGGCAACTCGTTATCCGTCCACTGGTCAAACACCGCCGCAACGACCAAACGCTATCGGCCGTGACACATTCTTCAGGACGTATGTACACCGCGCTGGTGATCACCGCATTCCTCTTGCGACGAGGAAATTTCACCGCTGAAATACAGGCCATCAGCGACGTCCTAGACAGTTTCCCCACCGAAATTCCTGGCGTCGATCTAACGCACATAGGTGCCAGCCCCAGCTGGAAACAAGATCCCATCTGGACAATCAACAGCTAA